The Macaca mulatta isolate MMU2019108-1 chromosome 19, T2T-MMU8v2.0, whole genome shotgun sequence sequence atAATactcaaatcagggtatttaggatattctgctacctcaaacatttatctttcttttttttcctttcgagacagagtctctgttgcccaggttggagtgcagtggtgtgattttggctcactgcaacctctacctcctgggttcaagtgattcttgtgcctcagtctcccaagtagctgggattacaggcatgcaccaccacacccaattaatttttgtatttttagtagagacggggtttcaccatgttggccaggctggtcttaaactcctgacctcaggtgatccacctgtcttggcctcccaaagtgttgggattacaggagtgagccactgcacctggctcatttatcatttgtgttgggaaagtttcaaatcttctcttctagctattttgaaatatacaatgtactgttgttaactatagtcacccttcTGTGCTGTTGAACACTTGAactttttccttctgtttaaCTGTGTTTGTGCCCGTTAACTAACCCACCCCTTCTAGCCTGTgataactctctctctctttttttttttttttttttttttgagacggaatcttgctcagtcacccaggctggagtgcagtggccggatctcagctcactgcaagctccgcctcccgggttctcgccattctcctgcctcagcctcccaagtagctgggactacaggcgcccgccactacgcccggctagttttttttttttttttttttgtattttttagtagagatggggtttcaccgtgttagacaggatggtctcgatctcccgacctcgtgatccgcccgtctcggcctcccaaagtgctgggattacaggcttgagccaccgcgcccggcctaactctCTCTCTTTACCTTCATAAGAgccacttttttagctcccacatgaatgagaacatgaggttgtaaataaagttttattcgAACACCGCCACATCTACTTGTTTACATATCAACGATGGCTGCTTTCATGGTACAACAGCAGAATGGGGTAGTCTCAGCAGAGATCCTACAGCCCACAAAGCTGGGAATGTTACTCTCTGgtccttttattttctgtcctcTGGTCTAGGAGTTTGCAGGTCTGGgcgtgtttgttttttgagatggatctcactctgttgcccaggttggagtgcaatggtgtcatctcagctcactgcaacctctgcctcctgggttcaagcgattctcttgcctcagcctcccaagtagctgggattacgggcgcccaccaccatgtcccgctaattttgtatttttagtagagatgggatttcaccatgttggtcaggctggtcatgaactctgacctcagatgatccacccgcctcggcctcccaaagtgccgggatgacaggcatgagcctggccaTTTTCTTTTTCGCTTGTTGTGCTTCCAGGAGATGCTCCATAATTCTTACATTCTTTGCTGGATAGCtgatcaataattatttattatttccttgaaTTGTTCTAGGAGGAAATGCGGGGTAGAAAGAGTATGGTGGGGTCCTTGGGCATGAATAATCCATAAATAAGtcagatttctttttaagatgagAAACTTAATTTTATTGATACGGATGAGGAGCAAGGGACACAGAGTCATCCGCATCTCCACGTTTCTGATAACCTTGGCCAGCACGATCCCCCCTCCTTTAGTGGCCCGGGCTGTCTTCTTGCTACACTTTCACTGCCGCATATTCATGAGATTCTGGGGGCTCCTGGGTGGTGTCAGAAGCTGCCTCAGACAGGGCATTGATGTTTAGCTCAGCATACGTCACTCCTTGGGGGTCTGCCGTCTTTGGAGAAAATAGATGAATATTAGAACTGAGTGGTcaatatggcagccactagcTACACGTGGCTAttgacatttaaattaattacaattaaattCAAAATCCAGGTCCTCGGTCACACcacatgcatttctttttcttttctgtttttatagccCTTTATGTGTGTGACATCAATGGATTGGcgtaagacttttattttttttattttttatttttttatttatttgagacagaatctcgctctgttgcccaggctggagtgcagtgccgtgatctcggctcactgtaacctccgcctcccgggttcaagtcattttcCTGGCTCGGaatccaagcagctgggattacaggcgcccgccaccacgcccagctaattttttgtatctttagtagagatgaggtttcactgtgttagccagggtggtctcgatctcctgaccttgtgatctgcctgcctcggcctcccaaagtgctgggattacaggcgtgagccaccgcacccggcccggtGCATATGCCTTTTAAATAGAGATTTTGGTTCCCCTTTGGGGAGTTATCTAAGACCACACGGGTGATAAATAGTAGACGTTTCTGTATGGGCTTAACCAGGAGGCAGACACGACCAGCCCGTTGTGGTGAGGGAGCTCTTGTGGGACTCCTAAGCGGGAGGACTCACCGAGACAGATACCCTTTCCATCCTGGATAAATCTGCCTctgagtgagagagaaaaaaaagaaaatcagttttcaGCTGTAGGAGTCAGAACTTAGTCTTTCTATCCGGTGATTCCCTTACATTTTCCCTGTCCCTTACCAGCAGCCACCTGCTCCGAAAGTTTGGAATGGCTgattctgagagagagagagacacgtGAAAGGATGGGATGTGAAGATTTCGGGGAGAGGGTGAGGGCagtggaggggagaggaggggagtggagggaggTCACAGAATGGGCTGGGGTGGGAGCTCAGGGTACCAATCCCGAATGTGCCAATGGGTTCCCTGGAGAATGACATGGGAATTAAGGGGAGCATGAGCTATGCCAAGCATCTACCTTTTGGTGGATTCTTCAGGTGACGAACCTACAAAAAATGCAGGAGGAATTTACCTACTGAGAAAATCCTTcactccccctccctccctttgcgTTCTCTGAGCTCACCGTGCTGGCTGCATCTGTAGATGATGAAGactgagaggaagagaagaaggatggAGATGCAGCTGAAGATGGCGACAAAGATGGTTCTGGTGTCTGGAGGGGGAAGAGCAGGTCAGGGAATCAGCCTGGCTCCTGAAATCCACCGATAGGGGTGAGCAGAAAAGCTAAGAGGAGCCAGACAGACGGCCCGGCTTCCAAGCCTGGATCTCCCACCTTGGAGCTGAAACTTCCTATTGCTTTGGGGAATTTCCTTAATCTTCTCCAAGcttctgtttccccatctgtaaagtgagtgTAGCAGCAGTACCTATTTTGTTGGCTGGTGGGTCAGTACCTATAGAGAGGGCTGGAACACTGCTTGGCGCATAGGAAATTCCCAGGGAATGTTCGGTGCATAGCAATGAAATTGATCATTTATTGTGAGCCAGTGCTttacatacgtgtgtatgtgtgtgtgtgtgtgtatgtgtgtgtgtatatatatatatatattttttttttttttttttttttttttttgagacggagccgcgctctgtcacccaggctggagtgtaatcttggctcactgcaacctccacctctctggttcaaacaattctcctgactcagtctcctgagtagctgggattacgggtgtgcaccatcatgcccagctaatttttgtatatttagtggagacggggtttcactacattggccaggttggtttcaaactcctgacttcaagtgatcctcccgccttggcctcccaaagtgctgggattacaggtgtgagccaccacgtctgtcCGTGTAATCACTGTTTGAAATGCACTGATAGGGGTGAGCAGAAATGCTAAGAGGAGCCAGACAGACAGCCTGGCTTCCAAGCCTGGATCTCCCGCCTTGGAGCTGGACATTTCAACCaatagactttgagtaaagcagatgacaCACTGTCatatgggtgggcctcatccaatcagttgaaggctttAAGAGAAAAGACTGAGGTACCCCAAGGTGGAAGGAATTCGGCCTCCAGACTCAGGCTGCAATATCAAGTCTCCCCTGGATCTCCTGCCTGCCTTGCAGGTTTCAGACTTACCAGCCCCCGACAATCACATGAACCAATccattaaaataaatctctctctctctctctctctctctatatatatatatatatatatacacacacgtgtatgtgggtttttttgtttgtttgttttttgagacaaagtttcactcttgtcgtccaggctggagtgcagtggtgcaatcttggctcgctgcaagctccgcctcccgggttcaagcaattctcctgcctcagcctcctgagtagctgggattacagatgcccaccaccacgcccgactgatttttgtatttttagtagagacggggtttcgccatgttgaccaggctggtcttgaactcctgacctcaggtaatccacccacgtcgacctcccaaagtgctgggattacaggcgtaaaccaccacacccagcttatatatatatattctattggttctgttttttcTGGAaaaccctggctaacacagacatgatctcagctcttcacttcaaacacatttctttttcttttttttttttttaaagagacagagtctcactctgttgcccaggctggagtgcagtggtgcaatcatactcgaattcctgggctcaagtggtcctcctcactcggcctccagggtagctgggagtacagatcaccgtgcccagccaacttcAAACACACTCCAATGAGCTCGTTGACGCCAGGTAACGAACAGCAGTGACATGGGCATGGAAGGCGTTTagagtggggaggggtggggctcTCTGAAGGAGATATGATTCTCCGAGACACCAGAACGACAGGGATCTGTAGATGATAGATCTACATCTATGTATTTTATCTACTATATCTAGTTATCTAtcatctagctagctagctaatCATCTGtatctacctacctacttacctattatctatttatctatctacctacttaCCTATCACCTGTCTCTCTAATCCATCTATCATATCTAGctacctacctatcatctatgtatctatcttatctatcatGTCTAGTTGTCTATGTATCTACCTACTTACCTATCATCTGTCTATCATATCTAATTATCTATTTATCCCCCTTCCTGAAATAAGGCTCTTTCTGAGCTGATCATCAGGGAGCAGCAAAAGGAGTGGAGAGTTTGAAACAAGACAAACTTGAGTTCTAGTAGTAGGTCTCCCATCTCCTGACTTTGTAAATGTTCCCTTCCCTTTCTGGAATACATTATTTTTTGGTTAAATATAAGgaggggggccgggcgcggtggctcaagcctgtaatcccagcactttgggaggccgagacgggcggatcacgaggtcaggagatcgagaccatcctggctaacacggtgaaaccccgtctctactaaaaaatacaaaaaactagccgggcgaggtggctggcgcctgtagtcccagctactcgggaggctgaggcaggagaatagcgtaaacccgggaggcggagcttgcagtgagctgagatccggccactgcactccagtctgggggacagagcgagactccgtctcaaaaaaaaaaaaaaaaaaaaaaaaaaaaatatatatatatatatataaggaggGGGCAGAGAGCCAATAATACCTAACTTGAAGAGTTAGGTAATGATGAAAAATCCTGGCTTTAAAGCACTCAGTCTAGAAACTGACTCATTGTGTAGGATAATGGGATTGTAGGtataatgatgattttttttcaccCAATATTCCACCCACGTCCATCTCTGTAACAGATTCTGTCAATGTTCCTCAACCCATGTTCCCCAGATCCCTTTCCCATTTTTATGCATTCTAGATTgtggcttctttccctttccaaaGTGAACATTTGCATCTCTTCTTTGGGGGACTGCCGGGGAGAGCTCCAAATGCCTTGGAATTTACATGCCCGGAACAAACTGCCACTGACTGCTGTGAAGACCCCAGCTCCCTAGCCTCTGGTGTTTGACCTTCCCTGTCTCCGCTGCTTTTCTGCAGGATTGAGCCAAAGATACCATCTGAGGGACACGGATATCCCACTCTTGTTTAATCTCTTTTCCTCCCGGCCCTTCTTCCCCACTCCCTAAAATGTCATTTTcacgccgggcgtggtggctcactcctgtaatctcagcactgtgggaggccaaggtgggcagatcacctgaggtcgggagttcgagaccagcctgaccaacacagagaaaccccatctctactaaaaatacaaaattagccaggcgtggtggtgcacgcctgtaatcccagctactcgggaggctgaggcaggagaatcgcttgaacccgggaggcggaggttgcagtgagccaagatcatgccactgcactccagcctgggcaacaagagcgaaattctgtctcaaaaataaataaataataaaataaaataaaatgtcactttcACACTAATGCTTTCTAAGGGCCTGCTTCTGGTGGAGCTGAATCAGAGGACCCCTCAAAAGcaacaattctttattttttttttttttgagacagagtcttactctgtcaccctggctggagtgcagtggctcaatcttggcgcacaccaccatgcctggctaatttttgtattttttgtagagatgggatctcactaggttgccctggctggtcttgaacccctgggctcaagtgatcctcctgcctcatcttcctgaagtcctgggattacagacgtgagccactgcacccggcaaagatattttattctgtttagaATTGTGGTGATACAAATTtgaactcaaaaaataaattttaagaaattatataaTACCCA is a genomic window containing:
- the VSTM1 gene encoding V-set and transmembrane domain-containing protein 1 isoform X3, with the protein product MTTEFLSLLCLDTRTIFVAIFSCISILLLFLSVFIIYRCSQHGSSPEESTKRISHSKLSEQVAAEADLSRMERVSVSTADPQGVTYAELNINALSEAASDTTQEPPESHEYAAVKV